One window of the Solanum stenotomum isolate F172 chromosome 11, ASM1918654v1, whole genome shotgun sequence genome contains the following:
- the LOC125846088 gene encoding TMV resistance protein N-like encodes MHDLIQDMGRYVVNMQKDSGKPSRLWNIEDFEDVVNNTGIMAMEAIWCTYVHKLYFSEEAMINMKRLRILCICDENDLSRITYSSSSDSNCHDDSIEYLPNNLCWFVWHDYPWKLLPEYFNPRRLVHLDLRWSSLHHLWNETKQLPSLRRLNLSCSKSLKRIPDFKGMPNLEYLYLGECTNLEEVHHSLGCSRKLIHLNLNYCERLKRFPYVNVESLESLNLSFCYSLKKFPEILGRVKPELEIKMSNSGIRELPLCIIHPQAHLTELHLHGMKYLVALPSSICKLKGLVKLDVSNCAKLESLPEEIGDLGKLEQLDANYTLISRPPSSIVRLNKLKLLNFTKVKSEDRLFFVFPQVNEGLLSLEYLDLCYCNIKDGGLPEDIGSLSSLKVLHLRGNNFEYLPQSIAQLGALEYLYLSDCKRLTQLPEFPQQLYTIDADWSNDLICNSLFQNISLLQHDISVSDSLSLRVFTSKVLTWNIPSWFDYQGMGTSVSVNLPENWYESDKFLGFAICYTGISIGDFTAHLIPLCDDGMSSMTQKFSLSNHSEYINEDTIKFLLVPLGGLWDASNANEKTPNDYGCIELDDFKVEDFFEVTHDFEETEVFEVPDYFKLIGDFEPKRKFGVRLLYKDEAGIRKSRYEEEASCSSSKKQRQLLQLFPTSPGL; translated from the exons ATGCATGACTTAATTCAAGACATGGGTAGATATGTGGTGAACATGCAAAAAGATTCCGGAAAACCTAGTAGATTATGGAAcattgaagattttgaagatgTGGTCAACAATACT GGGATCATGGCAATGGAAGCAATATGGTGTACTTATGTTCATAAACTATACTTTAGCGAAGAGGCAATGATAAATATGAAAAGGCTTAGGATATTATGCATATGTGATGAGAATGACTTAAGTAGGATAACTTACTCCTCTTCGTCTGACTCCAATTGCCATGATGACTCCATTGAGTACCTGCCCAACAACTTGTGTTGGTTTGTCTGGCATGACTATCCTTGGAAGTTATTGCCAGAATATTTTAATCCCAGAAGACTTGTTCATCTTGATCTCCGGTGGAGTTCGTTGCATCATTTATGGAATGAAACAAAG CAATTGCCGTCTCTACGGAGGCTAAATCTAAGTTGCTCCAAAAGCCTGAAGAGAATACCAGATTTCAAGGGGATGCCAAACTTGGAGTATTTGTATCTAGGGGAATGTACGAATCTTGAAGAGGTTCACCATTCCTTGGGATGTTCCAGAAAACTGATCcacttaaatttgaattattgtGAAAGACTTAAGAGGTTTCCATATGTTAATGTGGAATCTCTTGAATCTCTGAATCTAAGCTTCTGCTATAGTTTAAAGAAATTTCCAGAAATCCTCGGAAGAGTGAAGCCGGAGTTAGAGATTAAGATGTCAAACTCTGGGATAAGGGAACTGCCATTATGTATCATTCATCCCCAAGCTCATCTTACAGAGCTACATTTGCATGGCATGAAATATCTTGTAGCTCTTCCAAGCAGCATTTGTAAGTTGAAAGGTTTGGTGAAGCTAGATGTGTCGAACTGCGCAAAACTTGAAAGCTTGCCAGAAGAGATAGGTGATTTAGGAAAATTGGAGCAGCTTGATGCCAACTATACTCTAATCTCACGACCTCCGTCTTCCATTGTCCGGTTGAACAAgcttaaattattgaattttacaAAAGTAAAATCAGAAGATAGATTGTTCTTTGTGTTCCCTCAGGTGAATGAAGGGTTACTCTCATTGGAATATCTGGATCTCTGTTACTGCAATATAAAAGATGGAGGACTTCCGGAAGACATTGGATCCTTATCCTCTTTGAAAGTGTTGCATCTCAGGGGAAATAATTTTGAGTATTTGCCTCAAAGCATAGCCCAACTTGGTGCTCTTGAATACTTGTACTTATCAGATTGCAAAAGGCTTACACAGCTGCCAGAATTTCCACAGCAATTATACACAATAGATGCAGATTGGAGCAATGATTTGATCTGTAATTCATTGTTTCAGAATATCTCATTATTGCAGCATGACATCTCTGTTTCAGATTCCTTGTCACTAAGAGTGTTTACGAGTAAGGTGTTGACATGGAATATTCCAAGTTGGTTCGACTATCAGGGAATGGGTACAAGTGTATCAGTCAATTTGCCTGAGAATTGGTATGAATCAGATAAGTTCTTGGGATTTGCTATATGTTACACTGGCATATCTATTGGTGACTTCACAGCTCATTTGATTCCCTTATGTGATGATGGGATGTCGTCGATGACCCAGAAATTTTCCTTATCCAACCATTCAGAATATATTAATGAAGATACTATTAAATTTTTGTTGGTACCTCTTGGTGGCTTATGGGATGCATCTAATGCAAATGAAAAAACACCAAATGACTATGGGTGCATTGAGTTAGATGATTTTAAAGTAGAAGATTTTTTTGAAGTAACAcatgattttgaagaaacaGAGGTTTTTGAAGTACcagattattttaaattaataggtGATTTTGAACCAAAGAGGAAATTTGGAGTTCGTTTGTTGTATAAAGATGAAGCTGGGATAAGGAAGAGCAGATATGAAGAAGAGGCAAGTTGCTCCTCTTCTAAGAAACAAAGGCAACTCTTGCAGCTCTTTCCCACAAGCCCGGGATTATAG